In Nocardia sp. NBC_00403, one DNA window encodes the following:
- a CDS encoding DeoR/GlpR family DNA-binding transcription regulator produces MTGPTDRPQRWNRLLELLADSGRLSVEEAAERLGVSPATVRRDFTALAEQQLATRTHGGVVATTVAYDLPARYRQTGGEAKQRIAEHAATLVNPSAVVGMNGGTTTTAVARALAGRADLANAGGDQLTIVTNALNIAGEMVLRPHLRTICLGGVARRESYELHGPLAERALAELRLDALILGVNAISAEGGAQCRHIDEAGVTTEMVRRSGYVMVVATADKLERSALARICGIEQIDVLVTDSDADPAAIATIRAAGVRVDVV; encoded by the coding sequence ATGACCGGACCGACTGATCGGCCGCAGCGGTGGAATCGGCTGCTCGAGCTCCTCGCCGACTCGGGGCGGCTTTCGGTGGAGGAAGCTGCCGAACGTCTCGGCGTATCACCGGCGACGGTGCGCCGCGACTTCACCGCGCTCGCCGAACAGCAGCTGGCCACCAGGACGCATGGTGGGGTCGTCGCGACCACCGTGGCCTACGATCTGCCCGCCCGCTATCGGCAGACCGGCGGCGAGGCCAAGCAGCGGATCGCCGAACATGCTGCGACACTTGTCAATCCGAGCGCGGTGGTCGGCATGAACGGCGGCACCACCACCACGGCGGTGGCGCGGGCGTTGGCGGGGCGCGCCGATCTGGCGAATGCCGGCGGCGATCAGCTCACGATCGTCACCAACGCATTGAATATCGCCGGCGAGATGGTGCTGCGTCCGCATCTGCGCACCATCTGCCTCGGTGGGGTGGCGCGCCGGGAGTCCTATGAGCTGCACGGGCCACTGGCCGAGCGCGCCCTGGCCGAGCTGCGCTTGGATGCGCTGATCCTCGGGGTGAATGCGATCTCCGCCGAGGGCGGCGCGCAGTGCCGGCATATCGACGAAGCCGGGGTGACAACCGAGATGGTGCGCCGTTCCGGCTACGTCATGGTGGTTGCCACCGCCGACAAGCTGGAACGATCCGCGCTGGCCCGGATCTGTGGCATCGAGCAGATCGACGTGCTCGTCACGGATTCCGATGCCGATCCCGCGGCCATCGCGACGATCCGCGCCGCAGGCGTGAGGGTGGACGTCGTGTAG
- a CDS encoding TetR/AcrR family transcriptional regulator codes for MPGGRPRSFDTDTALDRALEVFWRHGYEGTSLADLTAAMGINKPSLYAAFGNKEELFGKVLARYLNGPGAYAADALNASTGREVVERLIRGAVDLTAGENTPHGCLCVKTVQACGTDAHAVRQEAVTVRKASEAALRRRLEQATDLPPRHEPAALAALVHTISDGIAVQAAAGHSRDELRQVGNLALRALLDDDR; via the coding sequence ATGCCCGGCGGACGCCCACGCTCGTTCGACACAGACACCGCACTCGACCGCGCGCTGGAGGTGTTCTGGCGGCACGGCTACGAGGGCACCTCGCTGGCCGACCTGACCGCCGCGATGGGCATCAACAAGCCCAGCCTCTATGCCGCCTTCGGGAACAAGGAGGAACTGTTCGGCAAGGTCCTCGCCCGCTACCTCAACGGCCCCGGCGCCTACGCCGCCGACGCGCTGAACGCATCCACCGGCCGCGAGGTCGTCGAACGGCTGATCCGCGGGGCCGTCGACCTGACCGCAGGCGAGAACACGCCCCACGGTTGCCTGTGCGTCAAGACCGTTCAAGCCTGCGGCACCGACGCGCACGCTGTACGCCAGGAGGCCGTCACGGTACGCAAAGCCAGCGAGGCGGCGCTGCGCAGGCGGCTCGAGCAGGCCACCGACCTGCCGCCTCGCCACGAACCAGCCGCCCTGGCCGCACTCGTCCACACGATCTCGGACGGCATCGCCGTCCAGGCCGCGGCCGGGCACAGCCGCGACGAGCTGCGGCAGGTCGGCAACTTGGCGCTGCGTGCCCTCCTGGACGACGACAGGTAG
- a CDS encoding TetR/AcrR family transcriptional regulator codes for MAQQDDEQRDGRSYGGLSKEQRVAQRQQRLVDAALELFGTHGYAATSIERLCTTANVSTRSFYEDMGSREALLIALVNRITSHAVERTLEVLEKTQGEPFSTRLVDGVRAYLEVTCQDQRSARVLYVEVVGVSPAVEDWRRRQRRLLSALLVSEAERAVERGETKPRRFDLFALAVIGAVNSLAQELVQHTLPGEVSLDEMCDEIAYFVNSGLAPTAFSETRTPASFLTIPLAGASERRG; via the coding sequence GTGGCACAGCAGGATGACGAGCAAAGAGACGGTCGCAGTTACGGCGGCTTGTCCAAGGAGCAGCGGGTAGCACAGCGGCAGCAGCGGCTCGTCGATGCCGCGCTGGAGTTGTTCGGCACCCATGGTTATGCCGCGACCTCGATCGAGCGGTTGTGCACCACTGCCAACGTTTCCACCCGCAGCTTCTACGAAGATATGGGTAGCCGCGAAGCTTTGTTGATCGCGCTGGTCAACCGCATTACCTCGCATGCGGTCGAACGAACATTGGAAGTATTGGAAAAGACTCAGGGCGAGCCGTTTTCGACAAGGCTGGTCGACGGTGTCCGTGCCTACTTGGAAGTGACCTGCCAGGATCAGCGCTCCGCGCGGGTCCTATATGTCGAGGTGGTCGGAGTCAGTCCGGCCGTGGAGGATTGGCGCAGGCGGCAGCGACGCCTGCTTTCGGCACTGCTGGTCAGCGAAGCGGAACGCGCGGTCGAACGAGGCGAAACCAAGCCGCGGCGTTTCGATCTGTTCGCGCTCGCGGTGATCGGCGCGGTGAACTCGCTTGCACAGGAGCTGGTGCAGCACACACTGCCCGGGGAAGTCTCACTAGATGAGATGTGCGATGAGATAGCGTATTTCGTCAATTCTGGACTTGCGCCTACGGCATTCAGCGAAACTCGAACACCCGCATCCTTCCTGACGATCCCGTTGGCGGGAGCCTCCGAGAGGCGCGGCTGA
- a CDS encoding TetR/AcrR family transcriptional regulator codes for MSATTPAKRADARNNREQIIAATLVTFREQGIDVSMKEIADRAGVGVGTLYRHFPDRDALIAATAHSYLADLAQTAATSWQEEVDAWPALRRFLHECAERKVGGLAAAIEPALHAQIQADPRLREVRGKVVDLVERMTEQAKASGAVRVDIRTEDVAALMTLQIYTRSNESYAEAVHRVVEIVLDGLRATPGKE; via the coding sequence GTGAGTGCCACGACCCCGGCGAAGAGGGCAGATGCCAGGAACAACCGCGAACAGATCATCGCGGCGACCCTGGTGACATTCCGTGAACAAGGCATCGACGTATCCATGAAAGAGATCGCCGACCGCGCGGGCGTCGGCGTCGGCACGCTGTATCGGCACTTCCCCGACCGCGACGCGCTGATTGCCGCGACTGCCCACTCCTACCTCGCCGACCTGGCGCAGACCGCCGCCACTTCCTGGCAGGAGGAGGTCGACGCGTGGCCCGCACTGCGCCGATTCCTGCACGAATGCGCCGAACGAAAGGTGGGCGGACTTGCCGCGGCCATCGAGCCGGCGCTGCACGCGCAGATCCAGGCCGACCCGAGGCTGCGTGAAGTGCGTGGCAAGGTCGTCGACCTCGTCGAGCGAATGACCGAGCAGGCCAAGGCATCCGGAGCCGTGCGTGTGGATATTCGGACGGAGGATGTGGCCGCACTGATGACGTTGCAGATCTACACCCGATCCAACGAGTCGTATGCCGAGGCCGTCCATCGGGTGGTGGAGATCGTGCTGGACGGGCTGCGGGCCACGCCGGGAAAGGAATGA
- a CDS encoding carbohydrate ABC transporter permease produces the protein MPSGRASALRAIPWLGPSLVLIAAIVAFPVCYMVWTSTRDLSAYGQDRGSAGLANYRNLFDISELGSVLLHTVIWVVCVVLITLVLSAALAQFLNKDFPGRTAVRMAILVPWAASVVMTTTIFYYMLDPDVGIANRFLVDIGLLDRGYGFTKQPIPAFLVAMGVAVFVSIPFTTYTILAGLQGIPAEIGEAGRVDGASPWQRYRYLTLPQLRPAIAVATIINIINVFNSLPILQVITGSIAGFFADTTTTLTFKLIRQNQQIDTAAAMSVLNFALIVVIIAIYVKVVKPTQQVDG, from the coding sequence GTGCCGTCCGGGCGGGCGAGCGCGCTGCGGGCGATTCCGTGGCTCGGGCCTTCCCTGGTGTTGATCGCGGCTATCGTCGCCTTCCCGGTCTGCTACATGGTCTGGACGAGCACCAGGGACCTGAGCGCCTACGGCCAGGATCGCGGCTCCGCCGGGCTGGCCAACTACCGCAATCTGTTCGACATCAGTGAACTGGGCTCGGTGCTGCTGCACACGGTGATCTGGGTGGTCTGCGTCGTGCTGATCACCCTGGTGCTCTCGGCGGCGCTGGCTCAGTTCCTGAACAAGGACTTTCCGGGGCGCACCGCGGTGCGGATGGCGATCCTGGTGCCGTGGGCCGCCTCGGTGGTGATGACGACGACGATCTTCTACTACATGCTCGACCCCGACGTCGGCATCGCCAACCGCTTCCTCGTCGACATCGGGCTGCTCGACCGGGGCTACGGCTTCACCAAACAACCGATCCCGGCGTTCCTGGTGGCGATGGGGGTCGCGGTATTCGTCTCGATTCCGTTCACCACTTACACAATTCTTGCCGGGCTGCAGGGGATTCCAGCGGAGATCGGCGAGGCGGGCCGGGTCGACGGCGCAAGTCCGTGGCAGCGCTACCGGTATCTCACACTGCCGCAACTGCGTCCGGCGATCGCGGTGGCCACCATCATCAACATCATCAATGTGTTCAATTCGCTGCCGATTCTGCAGGTGATCACCGGTAGCATCGCAGGTTTCTTCGCCGACACCACGACCACATTGACGTTCAAGCTGATTCGGCAGAACCAGCAGATCGACACCGCCGCCGCGATGAGCGTGCTCAACTTCGCGCTGATCGTGGTGATCATCGCGATCTACGTGAAGGTCGTCAAACCGACGCAGCAGGTCGACGGATGA
- a CDS encoding DNA-directed RNA polymerase subunit beta, with amino-acid sequence MSRCLFYRRVCDLPATIDPPSLGRIIMKASHVEGLTMPAPLGQSVKHDMGRRGAAIGPILSHPRSNRWTFLIRPDIPDDVPLFADLFRHNISVIRDGGTVALPSPTTQSGAIRQWIEPPHDTFRPSGLLVIESVRACVGPGRAREVAHV; translated from the coding sequence GTGTCCCGTTGCCTCTTCTACCGGCGGGTATGCGATCTGCCCGCAACCATCGATCCACCGAGCTTGGGTCGCATCATCATGAAAGCCAGCCACGTCGAAGGGCTCACGATGCCCGCACCGCTGGGCCAATCGGTCAAACACGACATGGGCCGACGCGGAGCCGCTATCGGCCCGATCCTGTCGCATCCACGGTCCAACAGATGGACATTCTTGATCCGACCCGACATACCCGACGATGTGCCGCTGTTCGCTGATCTGTTCCGCCACAACATATCTGTCATCCGCGACGGCGGAACAGTGGCGTTGCCGTCGCCGACCACGCAATCCGGGGCCATCAGGCAATGGATCGAACCACCACATGACACCTTCCGACCCTCCGGACTTCTCGTCATCGAATCGGTTCGCGCGTGCGTGGGACCGGGCCGGGCGCGTGAGGTGGCGCATGTCTGA
- a CDS encoding extracellular solute-binding protein: MKRPLHGVLAGIAMATGLALALSSCGFGSKDSADSDSTINFLAPVYSDGATGTKALWDGIIADFEKANPGLTVNLQMESWNSINDVVRTKLQSKSTTPDILNIDAYASFAGDGMLYGASEIVSPNVLSDIQPGFAKNASLNGQQFALPLFASTRTLFYNTDLFAKAGVAAPPKTWAELTEAAKKIQALGGGVSGYGLPLGSEEAQGETSIWTFGAGGNWAEGDKVTVDTPQNLEGVRAMRELIDAGATQPNPGATDRKDVINAFIQGKIGMIEGLPPTIGQIASKNAGLPYATAPSPTKSGDPVTLGVADHLMAFKKDGKKTESIKKFLDFFYGADTYANFVQHEGFIPITNSAAAKLAGDPVTKAFAATLPVAKFYPSNNPKWAAAQGAIRQQMGTIAQGTDPAQVLARIQEAAK, encoded by the coding sequence GTGAAAAGACCACTCCACGGCGTGCTCGCGGGGATCGCGATGGCCACCGGCCTCGCTCTCGCCCTCTCGTCCTGCGGGTTCGGCTCGAAAGACTCGGCCGACTCCGACTCCACGATCAACTTCCTGGCTCCCGTCTACAGCGACGGCGCTACCGGCACGAAGGCGCTGTGGGACGGCATCATCGCCGACTTCGAAAAGGCCAACCCCGGCCTCACGGTGAACCTGCAGATGGAGTCGTGGAACTCGATCAACGACGTGGTGCGGACCAAGCTGCAATCCAAATCGACAACCCCGGACATCCTGAACATCGACGCCTATGCGAGCTTCGCCGGTGACGGCATGCTCTACGGGGCGTCGGAGATCGTCTCCCCGAATGTGCTGTCGGATATCCAGCCCGGCTTCGCCAAGAACGCGTCGCTCAACGGCCAGCAGTTCGCGCTGCCACTGTTCGCCTCGACCCGCACCCTTTTCTACAATACCGACCTGTTCGCCAAGGCAGGCGTCGCCGCGCCGCCGAAGACCTGGGCCGAACTCACCGAAGCGGCCAAGAAGATCCAGGCGCTCGGCGGCGGCGTCTCCGGCTACGGTCTGCCCCTCGGCAGTGAGGAGGCCCAGGGCGAGACCTCCATCTGGACCTTCGGCGCGGGCGGCAACTGGGCCGAAGGCGACAAGGTCACCGTGGACACCCCGCAGAACCTCGAGGGCGTCCGTGCCATGCGCGAACTCATCGATGCCGGTGCGACCCAGCCCAATCCGGGCGCCACCGACCGCAAAGACGTCATCAACGCCTTCATTCAGGGCAAGATCGGCATGATCGAGGGTCTGCCGCCCACCATCGGCCAGATCGCGTCGAAGAACGCGGGCCTGCCGTACGCGACCGCGCCCTCGCCGACGAAGTCCGGCGACCCGGTCACCCTCGGCGTCGCCGATCATCTGATGGCGTTCAAGAAGGACGGCAAGAAGACCGAGTCGATCAAGAAGTTCCTCGACTTCTTCTACGGTGCGGACACCTACGCGAACTTCGTGCAGCACGAGGGCTTCATCCCGATCACCAACAGCGCGGCCGCCAAGCTCGCGGGTGACCCGGTGACGAAGGCGTTCGCCGCGACGCTGCCGGTGGCCAAATTCTACCCGAGCAACAACCCGAAATGGGCTGCGGCACAGGGTGCCATCCGTCAGCAGATGGGCACCATCGCGCAGGGCACGGACCCAGCTCAGGTGCTCGCGCGCATCCAGGAAGCCGCGAAATAG
- a CDS encoding dihydrofolate reductase family protein: MPLDTPNREWDTLVMGRRGTYEPGLEIGITSPCNHLKQYVFSTTLEPVDNPQVEIVDTDPVELVRRLKKEEGLNIWLCGGGNLAGQLIDEIDQLIIKSSPVIASEGVQAFTGNFQPTQLTVTTRQEFSSGARVTWFDRT; encoded by the coding sequence ATGCCGCTCGATACGCCCAACCGGGAATGGGACACGCTGGTCATGGGCCGCCGCGGCACCTACGAACCGGGCCTCGAGATCGGGATCACCAGCCCGTGCAACCATCTGAAGCAGTACGTCTTCTCCACCACCCTGGAACCCGTCGACAACCCGCAGGTGGAGATCGTCGACACCGATCCGGTCGAGCTGGTGCGGCGGTTGAAAAAGGAGGAGGGCCTGAACATCTGGCTCTGCGGTGGTGGAAACCTGGCCGGACAGCTCATCGACGAGATCGACCAGCTGATCATCAAGAGCTCCCCCGTGATCGCAAGCGAAGGCGTGCAGGCCTTCACCGGCAACTTCCAACCGACGCAGCTCACGGTCACCACGCGCCAGGAGTTCAGCAGCGGCGCGCGAGTCACCTGGTTCGACCGCACCTGA
- a CDS encoding carbohydrate ABC transporter permease: MSAQQHRGQGEAMTTPDDIRIDGIPPTAAPREISPGRGKRRRWELTAVGVLVAAIFLIPFLVMVLGSLKSRAEILRIPPTYLPESWHPDNYSTMWDTPETPLPFNMVSTIVISVCATVLVLVVAVPAAYYTARHRFPGRAAFLGLVLITQMLQPTVLVTGLIRQFFTLGINDTWLAMILVNAAFNLSFAVWILHSFFAAIPVEIEEAAQLDGLNRWQILTRVSLPLVWPGIVTATIFTVVACWNEFAASLVVLTTPENQPLSVALTKFVGQYDTAWQYVFSISTVGIIPVVILFAFIEKRLVAGLTAGSVK; the protein is encoded by the coding sequence ATGAGCGCGCAGCAGCACCGAGGGCAGGGCGAGGCGATGACGACACCGGACGATATCCGTATCGATGGCATCCCGCCCACGGCAGCGCCTCGGGAAATATCGCCCGGGCGCGGCAAGCGGCGGCGCTGGGAGCTCACCGCGGTCGGGGTGCTGGTGGCCGCGATCTTCCTGATCCCGTTCCTCGTCATGGTGCTGGGGTCGCTGAAGAGCAGAGCCGAAATCCTGCGCATCCCACCGACGTACCTGCCGGAGTCCTGGCATCCGGACAACTACAGCACGATGTGGGACACGCCGGAGACACCGCTGCCGTTCAATATGGTCAGCACGATCGTCATCTCGGTCTGCGCCACTGTGTTGGTGCTGGTCGTGGCCGTTCCGGCCGCGTATTACACCGCCCGGCATCGCTTTCCCGGTCGGGCGGCATTCCTCGGTCTGGTGCTCATCACCCAGATGCTGCAGCCGACCGTGCTGGTGACCGGCCTGATCCGGCAGTTCTTCACCCTCGGCATCAATGACACCTGGCTGGCGATGATCCTGGTGAATGCCGCGTTCAACCTGTCGTTCGCGGTGTGGATTCTGCACAGCTTCTTCGCCGCGATTCCGGTGGAGATCGAGGAGGCCGCGCAGCTCGACGGCCTGAACCGATGGCAGATCCTGACCAGGGTGAGCCTGCCGCTGGTGTGGCCGGGCATCGTCACCGCGACGATCTTCACCGTGGTCGCCTGCTGGAACGAGTTCGCGGCCAGTCTGGTTGTGCTCACCACCCCGGAGAATCAGCCGCTGTCGGTGGCGCTGACGAAGTTCGTGGGACAGTACGACACCGCATGGCAGTACGTCTTCTCCATCTCCACCGTCGGCATCATTCCGGTGGTCATCTTGTTCGCGTTCATCGAGAAGCGGCTGGTGGCGGGCCTGACCGCGGGCAGCGTCAAGTAA
- a CDS encoding FAD-dependent monooxygenase, translated as MNKTVLISGAGIGGSTLAFWLARRGFEVTVVERAAGVRSSGNPVDVKGPAVEVVEQMGVMPQLRAAGSDVSRMSFVDSHGRQVAHVDLKAFQGSAGAREVEVPRADLANILLDAGREQYEFLWNDTITDLAQDPAGVDVTFAAAPPRRFDLVIGADGLHSAVRRSVFGEETAFLTHQGIYVATLRIAEPFGSDRKVLIYNTPGRALAVHPTRGRAVAAFMFRHQGIPGYDHRDTAQHKRTLIEAFTDQGWRVPELLDRVRDTDDLFFDSVSKGELPQWSDGRIALLGDAASCVSLFGDGTTLAIAGAYTLAEALTADPDDHRAAFRNYERQHRMLVEPKLNGVTAAAALLIPATRAGIAIRNAATRVVPAITAVRGLLRPAA; from the coding sequence ATGAACAAAACGGTTCTGATCTCGGGCGCAGGCATCGGCGGCTCGACGCTCGCGTTCTGGCTGGCCCGCCGGGGCTTCGAGGTCACGGTGGTCGAACGGGCCGCGGGAGTGCGTTCCAGCGGCAATCCCGTCGATGTCAAAGGGCCCGCGGTCGAGGTGGTCGAGCAGATGGGTGTCATGCCGCAACTGCGCGCGGCCGGGTCCGATGTCTCCCGGATGAGCTTTGTCGACAGCCACGGCAGGCAGGTCGCGCACGTCGACCTGAAGGCCTTCCAGGGGTCGGCCGGTGCGCGCGAAGTCGAGGTGCCCAGGGCCGATCTCGCGAATATCCTGCTCGACGCGGGCCGCGAACAGTACGAGTTCCTGTGGAACGACACGATTACCGATCTCGCCCAAGACCCCGCCGGAGTGGACGTCACCTTCGCCGCCGCGCCGCCGCGCCGATTCGACCTCGTCATCGGCGCAGACGGACTGCATTCCGCGGTGCGGCGCTCGGTCTTCGGCGAGGAGACCGCATTCCTCACGCACCAGGGGATCTACGTCGCGACACTGCGGATCGCCGAACCCTTCGGCAGCGACAGGAAAGTCCTCATCTACAACACCCCGGGGCGGGCGCTGGCGGTGCATCCGACGCGCGGCCGGGCGGTTGCCGCATTCATGTTCCGCCACCAGGGCATTCCCGGCTACGACCACCGCGACACCGCGCAGCACAAGCGGACGCTCATCGAAGCGTTCACCGATCAGGGCTGGCGAGTCCCCGAACTGCTGGACCGGGTGCGCGACACCGACGACCTGTTCTTCGACTCCGTCAGCAAAGGCGAGCTGCCGCAATGGTCCGACGGCCGTATCGCGCTGCTCGGCGACGCCGCCTCCTGCGTATCACTGTTCGGCGACGGCACCACGCTCGCCATCGCCGGTGCCTACACCTTGGCGGAAGCACTCACGGCCGATCCCGACGATCACCGAGCGGCATTCCGGAACTACGAACGGCAGCATCGAATGTTGGTGGAGCCCAAGCTCAATGGCGTCACCGCGGCGGCAGCCCTACTGATCCCCGCGACCAGAGCCGGGATCGCGATCCGCAATGCGGCCACTCGGGTGGTACCCGCGATCACCGCGGTCCGCGGTCTACTGCGACCGGCGGCGTGA
- a CDS encoding Gfo/Idh/MocA family protein produces the protein MIRVGVIGASGWADSSHLPALAALEEFDVTAVATTNQASADRAAAAHGARHAFADASELIAHPEVDLVVVSVKASGHAAVTRAALDAGKHVVSEWPLGVDADEAGELTEAATAAGVVHAVVLQGYHSPSARFAADLLADGRIGTLESVALVADGAPWGGSRIWPNLVFGLDPSEGTNILTIMAGHFLAALERVTGPLTEVSARLPRTHDRVLVAGTEQTVPNATPSHVLLHGLLAGGATASAAVHGGNGPAREGFFLKLVGSDGTLTATPAQPGTFIHWGDWDIRVGDQALAMPDTYRTVPASVRSGPPANIAALYQDVAQAIAEGRQPHPSFETALRHHRLLAAIEQSAADGIVRDIS, from the coding sequence ATGATCCGAGTCGGAGTTATCGGGGCCAGCGGTTGGGCGGACAGCTCGCACCTGCCCGCGCTCGCAGCGCTCGAGGAGTTCGACGTGACCGCGGTCGCGACGACCAACCAGGCCAGCGCGGACCGGGCGGCCGCCGCCCACGGCGCACGACACGCCTTCGCCGACGCAAGCGAACTCATCGCGCACCCTGAGGTCGACTTGGTCGTCGTCTCGGTGAAGGCCTCCGGGCATGCCGCCGTGACCAGGGCAGCACTCGACGCCGGCAAGCACGTCGTGTCCGAGTGGCCGCTGGGCGTCGACGCCGACGAAGCGGGCGAGCTGACCGAGGCCGCCACCGCCGCAGGTGTCGTGCACGCGGTCGTCCTCCAGGGCTACCACTCCCCGAGCGCCCGCTTCGCCGCGGACCTCCTGGCCGACGGCCGGATCGGCACGCTCGAATCGGTCGCGCTGGTGGCAGATGGCGCCCCCTGGGGCGGCAGTCGAATATGGCCGAACCTGGTATTCGGCCTCGACCCTTCGGAGGGAACCAACATCCTGACCATCATGGCCGGTCACTTCCTGGCCGCACTCGAACGGGTGACGGGCCCACTGACCGAAGTCTCCGCACGGCTGCCCCGCACACACGACCGCGTGCTCGTCGCCGGGACGGAGCAGACCGTGCCCAACGCCACGCCCAGCCACGTGCTGCTGCACGGACTGCTGGCCGGCGGCGCCACCGCCTCCGCCGCCGTGCACGGCGGCAACGGGCCCGCCCGGGAGGGGTTCTTCCTCAAGCTCGTCGGCAGCGACGGAACGTTGACCGCCACCCCAGCCCAGCCCGGGACATTCATCCACTGGGGCGACTGGGATATCCGGGTCGGCGACCAGGCCCTGGCCATGCCCGACACCTATCGCACCGTCCCAGCCAGCGTCCGGTCCGGCCCACCGGCCAACATCGCGGCCCTCTACCAGGACGTCGCCCAGGCCATCGCCGAAGGCCGGCAACCGCATCCCAGCTTCGAGACCGCCCTGCGTCACCACCGGCTCCTCGCCGCCATCGAACAGTCCGCGGCCGATGGAATTGTCCGGGACATCTCGTAG
- a CDS encoding helix-turn-helix domain-containing protein — MIEKWTGTDVKALRDAMRLSQAEFAAVCQRGVRTVGKWEQEGAAALLSPRSADVMDTLLDSLTREQAHRFHKAEPSSALAVVVAAAPDRAGLHSPLDDDLRMWVEMNRRELLQLFGGVAGGLPAVAAILAGLDVNEQRRVGEVLIRPERVDDASIAHIEDALNIALTQNDVYGPQAVLPMVTAQQAIARALLAQAPERLKPRLLTVHSQLAQLAGWMHFDLRAFDLANASYEAARESAHEAGNDELVALVLCNLSYLSTWRGSPRTGIDHAVAAQVWARSVDDSLLRSYAEVIAAFAYASSGRANACLAALDTADDALVDGIGTEASVAYFHGPGLSLSFRSDCMYRIGRAADAHQAALSSLELIGEGYTRNRAMAYVDLAHAHIEGREIDEAAQVIGEAAVLAAACRSDRLSGIIAGVRADLTPWADALCVRHLDDLMNDYGLSNSRM; from the coding sequence ATGATCGAGAAATGGACGGGTACCGATGTGAAGGCACTTCGCGATGCGATGCGCCTGTCTCAGGCGGAGTTCGCTGCGGTGTGTCAGCGTGGTGTGCGCACGGTCGGAAAGTGGGAGCAGGAAGGCGCGGCAGCGTTGCTGAGTCCGCGGTCGGCGGATGTGATGGATACGTTGCTGGACAGTCTGACTCGCGAGCAGGCTCACCGGTTCCACAAAGCCGAGCCATCGTCGGCGCTCGCGGTAGTTGTCGCGGCGGCACCGGACCGTGCGGGCCTACACTCGCCATTGGATGACGATTTGCGGATGTGGGTCGAAATGAATCGACGGGAGCTTTTGCAACTGTTCGGCGGTGTCGCAGGCGGCCTGCCTGCCGTCGCTGCAATCCTGGCGGGCCTGGATGTCAATGAACAACGGCGCGTTGGTGAGGTGCTGATCCGGCCCGAGCGGGTGGATGATGCGAGCATCGCCCATATCGAAGACGCACTGAATATCGCACTGACACAAAATGATGTGTACGGCCCGCAAGCTGTACTGCCGATGGTGACCGCGCAGCAGGCTATTGCGCGGGCGCTGCTGGCCCAGGCACCCGAGCGGTTGAAGCCTCGGTTGTTGACCGTGCATTCGCAGTTGGCGCAGCTGGCTGGGTGGATGCATTTCGATCTGCGTGCGTTCGATCTTGCCAATGCGAGCTATGAGGCGGCCCGCGAGTCCGCGCACGAGGCGGGCAACGACGAGCTGGTCGCGCTGGTGTTGTGCAATCTGAGCTACCTGTCGACCTGGCGGGGGTCTCCGCGGACCGGTATCGATCATGCTGTGGCAGCGCAGGTGTGGGCGCGCAGCGTCGACGACAGCCTGTTGAGGTCCTATGCGGAAGTGATCGCGGCGTTCGCGTACGCGTCCAGCGGACGGGCCAACGCGTGTCTCGCGGCGTTGGACACGGCGGACGATGCGCTCGTCGACGGTATCGGGACGGAGGCGAGCGTCGCCTATTTCCACGGGCCGGGGCTGTCGCTGTCGTTCCGTAGCGACTGCATGTATCGGATCGGGCGAGCGGCCGACGCGCATCAGGCGGCCCTATCTTCGCTGGAGCTGATCGGCGAGGGATACACCCGCAACCGGGCAATGGCCTACGTCGATCTGGCGCACGCCCACATCGAGGGACGCGAGATCGATGAGGCGGCGCAGGTGATCGGGGAAGCGGCCGTGCTGGCTGCGGCGTGCCGCTCGGACCGGCTGTCGGGGATCATCGCGGGCGTACGGGCGGATTTGACGCCGTGGGCGGACGCTTTGTGTGTCCGCCATTTGGATGACCTGATGAACGACTACGGCCTGTCCAATTCCCGGATGTAG